Within the Macadamia integrifolia cultivar HAES 741 unplaced genomic scaffold, SCU_Mint_v3 scaffold_185A, whole genome shotgun sequence genome, the region tttaatatattttattaaatcgtAGACAATTTAGAAAAGACATTACACTttattacattcaataattgataaaaaaatatcaatatataccctattctataaaaaaaattaaaaataaataaaaatatatatatatatacatgtcaATGGTCGGGCTAAACATATTGAGTtgagtcgggcttgtaaataGGTCAGGCCAATCGGGTGCCATTGGGCTTAACCCTTGCATTGTGTACTATTTGTTTATAAACGGGTCAGGCttaagcccaacacatttaataATCAGTGCAGGCTAGGAGCGGTCTTTAAAAGGTCGGACCCGACAGTCCAATCTGAGCaggcttgggattgacacccctactctctGGAATCAAACCAAAAACGAACTAAATGCTTAGTTTCGGACCGATTTACACCCTTAAGTACCGATCTAGTGAAGATGGGCTTCCCGgattcataaaaagaaaaataataggcttcgtcaaaagaaaaaagatggtcTGCTCAACAATGTCGTCGTGTGGACCAATTTAAAGCTAATTCCCTAGTAATTATAATCTTTGGGTGTTAGTTTTTCTTGATCCCTCGTCTATTCAGCTTGCAGGCCTGGGCTTAGGGCACACCGATTTGCAGACAAGGTTACAACGGCATGTTTCATGATGAGTCCAAATTGTTTGCAGTGAGaagtgaggtgcagtgagcatccaatggctgggagGGCCTGGCCATACACCCCagccgttggatgctcactgcatctCACCGCCTCACTGCATACAATTTTGATACGTTTCATTACTGATTAGTCCACACTCCATATCGATGGCAAAATAAGGGAAACTATTCTTAAAGAACCTGTGAGGAAGTGGAATTGGATCCAAATATCGATGGATTAGCCTTTAAAGAGCTCAACCCCTCGAGCTATAGTTTTTGAAAGATATTGTCACACCTCACTCTTGTTTGGATACCTACAATGTGACTAGGATGTCTAGATAGCTACTCCATTTAATGTAATGGACTTTTCTTACTTTTTGTTTAGTAAAGTTTACTTTGAAAAATGGCTATAAGTTTAAACCTGCATTCTTCATCACACTGGAAAACAACTAATATTTTTGTGATAAAATTGTGCCCTTGTCATAAAAATTTGTCTAGTTTCAATACATTGTGTCGAACTAAGAATAGCCTAGCAAGAGCGACACATCAAAACTCACGCCAATCTTGAATTATGCCATTTGAATGCCTTGTAAAGCTAAGActaccttatcccaattaaggCAAATTGACGAGTGCAGTAAGCAGTTGACCTACCAGTTCTCCCCTACAAAGGGAGACAttggaaggaagagaaggttGTAAGCATAGATGTTGAATCTCTGCATCAAAATGTCAATTTCATGGATATATTTTGATTGCCATAAATTTGTCATTATTTTGTGTAGCTGAAAACTCTTGAACTTTGATTTACTACAATCCAAGATGATTCAGGCATGGCagtaagaagaaaataaagtgaaaaagtATTTAAGTGGAAACAAATATTTGTCAAAATAAAACCATTTCATTACTAACATCGCATTCAAGTACATcagattttcatattttttggcCAATACAAATTGCTACAAATACACCAAAAAAAACTAATACAAAATGACAAACAAGCTTCATTGACGCAACAAGCTTTTCTATTTCATCGAATCTAATTTTCCCACTACGCTCCTCCTGCTGCAACCTCCGCATCACCTCTCGTAATCCCTGCAAATCCTCTCGCAACCCTTGCACCTCCTCTCTCAACCATCGCACCTCCTCTTGCAATTCTTGTAAATCATGGTTGGGATTGTTTATTGGTACTTCTCTATGCAGAAGCTCGGTTTTTGTTTCATTAATGGAATCATACCAAGGGAAGTAGTCACTGAGATCTTCCACTGCTACCTCCACTACATCCTTCCTCATGCCAATATCTGAAGCATACCGTAGTGAACAGTAGCACCCGATCGTTATTGCTGCTATCCCATAGACGTTGGAGGTAACAACGCGCAAGGGTGATGCCAAGGCCGCAGAAACAGATGCACCTATTAATGATATTGCCTGGCCACTCTGACCAAATCCTTCTTGATTGACAACAAGCAGACTGGTCTTACAATAAATGGCAAAATCTTCACAGTTGTTCTTGAAAAGATTGTAAGACCCAAAGCCATTTTTAAGCAGATTGGTTGCTCTGTGGATTACAATATCATCTGGGTTTGAGACAGCAGTGGTGCATGTTCCACCCCTTATGTTTGCTAGAAAGACAGCACGACTAACACCATACTCGAAACGTTTCAGGACTCCACCAGCAAGAAAGCAATCTAGACAGTGAGAGACTACTCCATGTCTTTCTTCTAATTGTGAGCAGGTGGAACAGAGCTGATATTGGGGTGGTGATAGAAGAACATCCCTCATAGTTCCAGTCCCCCCTTCTTGAcctcttcctctggtgaagTGGATTACCTTATCATTTCCAACATAGATGCCTGCATCCATAAAGATAAACTAAGGATATCGTCTAAGCCTCAATCTAACAGAGAATAACAGAGGAATATGATGTTAATTgataggaaaattttcttgtacaatctctaaatttaaaatttatatgaTGTAAAACCCTCGATTGTCTTCCAACTTTTTTGCATTGCATATCAGTAAAACATTTTCTAACTTCCTAATTctaattttgtatttattttcaataaatcCTATAATGCAAGACAAATACAAatgcagccaaagaaatggagaTGTGAGCCTAAGTAATTGCGggattaagagagagagagagagagagagagagagagagagaccgtgATGGGCGTAAACAAAAGCATTCCTCCATGTGTAGATGTGATCGCCCGGATTCAAGCTGCCTCTGTCGATCCTGCGTTGGATGATAGATATTgattaagaaggaaaaaaatttaatcaaTAAAACCACTCAAACGTTAACTCAACAGGGGTAGAAATCCTCTGAAATTCGCATCGGTGCAATTCCGTGCAATTCTACCccaggctctctctctctctctctttctctttctctctctctctttctctctctcgtcCCCACAAACCACTGAACAAACCATCTTCAACCAAACCAGTGGAGACCAAACCGAAACAAACCGGTTCGgttcattatttgaaataaaaatgtgtTGTTTTCCCTCTctgttttccctctctctctcgactctctctgtctctcggcctctctctctcgactctctgtctctcggcctctctctctaaatcaaagaatataaaatttctcttcttcttcttcttcttcttcttcttcttcttcttcttcttctctctctctctcaaaggttttcctacttttcatgtttctctctctctctctctctgtctctcggcctctctctctAAATCAAAGGTTTTCCTACTTTTCATGTTTCTAGAGTCATAAA harbors:
- the LOC122071064 gene encoding protein LEAD-SENSITIVE 1-like, translating into MGLFSNRIDRGSLNPGDHIYTWRNAFVYAHHGIYVGNDKVIHFTRGRGQEGGTGTMRDVLLSPPQYQLCSTCSQLEERHGVVSHCLDCFLAGGVLKRFEYGVSRAVFLANIRGGTCTTAVSNPDDIVIHRATNLLKNGFGSYNLFKNNCEDFAIYCKTSLLVVNQEGFGQSGQAISLIGASVSAALASPLRVVTSNVYGIAAITIGCYCSLRYASDIGMRKDVVEVAVEDLSDYFPWYDSINETKTELLHREVPINNPNHDLQELQEEVRWLREEVQGLREDLQGLREVMRRLQQEERSGKIRFDEIEKLVASMKLVCHFVLVFFGVFVAICIGQKI